A region of Sphingobium baderi DNA encodes the following proteins:
- a CDS encoding precorrin-8X methylmutase: MPHVYETDGAAIYRQSFATIRAEADLANFSLDEEPVAVRMIHAAGMVDLAAHIRFSPGFAGAARAALADGAPILCDARMVSEGITRARLPAANPIICTLGDTQVPAMARTMGNTRSAAALELWRPHLAGAVVAIGNAPTALFHLLDMLEDPDCPHPAAIIGCPVGFVGAAESKAALWAAPPAPCCIVEGRLGGSAITVAAINALASRAE, from the coding sequence ATGCCCCATGTTTATGAAACCGATGGTGCGGCAATCTATCGCCAGTCCTTTGCCACGATCCGCGCCGAGGCCGATCTTGCGAACTTTTCGCTCGATGAGGAGCCGGTGGCGGTCCGCATGATCCACGCCGCCGGGATGGTGGACCTGGCGGCGCATATCCGCTTCTCGCCCGGTTTCGCAGGCGCGGCGCGTGCGGCGCTCGCCGATGGCGCTCCGATCCTCTGCGATGCCCGGATGGTGTCGGAAGGGATCACGCGCGCGCGTCTGCCCGCCGCCAATCCGATTATCTGCACCCTGGGCGATACCCAAGTGCCGGCCATGGCGCGGACGATGGGCAACACCCGTTCCGCCGCCGCGCTGGAACTGTGGCGGCCGCATCTGGCGGGCGCGGTGGTGGCTATCGGCAATGCGCCGACCGCTCTTTTCCATCTGCTCGATATGCTGGAAGATCCCGATTGTCCGCACCCGGCGGCGATCATCGGCTGTCCGGTGGGCTTCGTCGGTGCGGCCGAATCCAAAGCCGCGCTGTGGGCTGCGCCGCCTGCGCCTTGCTGTATCGTCGAGGGTCGCCTTGGCGGCAGCGCGATCACGGTCGCCGCGATCAACGCTTTGGCGAGCCGCGCCGAATGA
- the cobI gene encoding precorrin-2 C(20)-methyltransferase — MSCGTIHGVGLGPGAPDLLSVRADRLVRGARHVAYFRKVGRPGQARRIAEGMLRADAIEIPMEYPVTTEIPVSDPRYNACLSAFYAECTERLAELAQAGEDVVVLCEGDPFFYGSFMHLHARLAGMVPVAVVPGITGMAGAWNATGVPITWGDDVLTVAMATLPEEELARRIRDTDALVVMKIGRNLPKLRRAVATAGREDAAWLVEHAAMPGQRVTRLVEATSVTPYFSILLIHGQGRRP; from the coding sequence ATGTCTTGCGGAACGATTCATGGCGTTGGTCTGGGCCCCGGCGCGCCCGATCTGCTGAGCGTGCGCGCCGACCGGCTGGTGCGCGGCGCCCGTCATGTCGCCTATTTCCGCAAGGTGGGGCGCCCGGGGCAGGCCCGGCGCATTGCCGAAGGAATGCTGCGCGCCGACGCGATCGAAATCCCGATGGAATACCCGGTGACGACCGAGATCCCGGTATCCGATCCGCGTTACAACGCCTGTCTGTCCGCCTTTTACGCCGAATGCACGGAGCGATTGGCCGAGCTGGCGCAGGCCGGCGAGGATGTCGTCGTCCTATGTGAAGGCGATCCGTTCTTCTACGGCTCGTTCATGCATCTTCATGCCCGTTTGGCGGGCATGGTCCCGGTGGCGGTGGTGCCGGGCATCACCGGCATGGCCGGAGCCTGGAACGCGACGGGTGTCCCCATTACCTGGGGCGACGACGTGCTGACGGTGGCGATGGCTACCCTTCCCGAGGAGGAACTGGCCCGGCGCATCCGTGACACCGATGCGCTGGTGGTTATGAAGATCGGCCGCAACCTGCCCAAACTGCGCCGCGCAGTGGCGACGGCAGGACGCGAGGACGCGGCCTGGCTGGTCGAACATGCCGCCATGCCCGGCCAGCGTGTCACCCGGCTCGTCGAAGCGACAAGCGTCACGCCTTATTTCTCGATCCTGCTGATCCATGGCCAGGGCCGCCGGCCATGA
- the cobJ gene encoding precorrin-3B C(17)-methyltransferase, whose product MSGWIAIAGLGPGDEALVTPEVTTALAGASDVIGYIPYVARVAPREGLTLHPSDNRVELDRAAHALELAARGRHVVVVSSGDPGVFAMAAAVFEALEAGPTNWRDIDIRVLPGITAMLAASARAGAPLGHDFCAINLSDNLKPWSLIEKRLRLAAEADFAMAFYNPRSKARPEGFARVLDLLRGVCGDDRPVLFARAVSTPEEQLRIVPLGQATADMADMRTMVIVGSSLTRVIERAIGPILYTPRSASGPAS is encoded by the coding sequence ATGAGCGGCTGGATTGCCATCGCCGGTCTGGGGCCGGGGGACGAGGCACTGGTCACGCCCGAAGTCACCACCGCTCTGGCCGGGGCGAGCGATGTCATCGGATATATCCCCTATGTCGCCCGTGTTGCTCCGCGCGAGGGGCTGACGCTTCACCCGTCTGACAACCGCGTGGAACTGGACCGGGCGGCCCATGCGCTCGAACTGGCGGCGCGGGGGCGGCACGTGGTCGTGGTGTCCTCCGGCGATCCTGGCGTTTTCGCGATGGCGGCAGCCGTCTTCGAGGCACTGGAGGCCGGTCCGACCAATTGGCGCGATATCGACATCCGGGTGCTGCCCGGCATTACCGCCATGCTGGCGGCCAGCGCCCGGGCGGGGGCGCCGCTGGGGCACGATTTCTGCGCCATCAATTTGTCGGACAACCTCAAGCCCTGGTCCCTGATCGAAAAGCGGTTGCGACTGGCGGCGGAGGCCGATTTCGCCATGGCTTTCTACAACCCGAGGTCGAAAGCGCGGCCGGAGGGTTTCGCGCGGGTGCTGGACCTGCTGCGCGGGGTGTGCGGCGATGATCGCCCGGTCCTGTTCGCGCGCGCCGTGTCGACGCCGGAAGAGCAATTGCGGATCGTGCCGTTGGGCCAGGCCACTGCCGACATGGCCGACATGCGCACCATGGTCATCGTCGGATCGAGCCTGACCCGCGTGATCGAACGGGCGATCGGCCCGATCCTCTATACGCCGCGTTCAGCGTCCGGGCCGGCATCGTGA
- a CDS encoding cobalt-precorrin-6A reductase produces the protein MPNVLLLGGTTEASALARLLAAQGVAATLSYAGRTETPRAQPVPVRVGGFGGVTGLADYLRRHRVTHLVDATHPFAATMSVHAVDAARLAGVAHVALTRPAWEPVTGDSWMHVPDIDGAVAALNGPARRIMLALGRMHVEMFAAQPQHHYLLRFVDTPERPPALPHHSLIVDRGPFTVVGDSNLMQRHAIDLVVCKNSGGQGAEAKVLAARQLGLPVLMIDRPAIPDRTEVSRPEDVLAWLVHGLGHDAGPDAERGV, from the coding sequence ATGCCGAATGTCCTCCTGCTGGGCGGCACGACCGAGGCGAGCGCCCTCGCCCGCCTGCTCGCGGCACAGGGCGTCGCGGCGACGCTCAGCTATGCGGGCCGCACGGAGACTCCCCGCGCGCAGCCGGTGCCGGTGCGTGTCGGAGGCTTCGGCGGCGTTACGGGGCTGGCCGATTATCTGCGCCGCCATCGCGTGACCCATCTGGTTGACGCGACACACCCCTTCGCCGCGACGATGAGCGTTCATGCCGTGGATGCGGCCCGGCTGGCCGGCGTCGCCCATGTCGCGCTGACCCGTCCGGCCTGGGAGCCGGTCACCGGTGACAGTTGGATGCATGTTCCGGACATCGACGGCGCGGTGGCGGCGCTGAACGGGCCGGCCCGCCGCATCATGCTGGCGCTGGGGCGGATGCATGTGGAAATGTTCGCTGCCCAGCCGCAGCACCATTATCTGTTGCGCTTCGTGGACACTCCGGAACGCCCGCCCGCTCTTCCCCATCATAGCCTGATCGTCGATCGCGGTCCCTTCACGGTCGTAGGGGACAGCAACCTGATGCAGCGCCATGCCATCGACCTGGTGGTGTGCAAGAACTCCGGCGGTCAGGGGGCCGAAGCCAAAGTGCTCGCCGCGCGACAACTCGGCTTGCCGGTGCTGATGATAGATCGCCCCGCCATTCCAGACCGGACAGAGGTCTCTCGCCCTGAGGATGTCCTCGCATGGTTGGTCCATGGACTCGGTCACGATGCCGGCCCGGACGCTGAACGCGGCGTATAG